One window from the genome of Aeromonas sp. FDAARGOS 1405 encodes:
- a CDS encoding 3'-5' exonuclease, with amino-acid sequence MLSRARRYWYGRTFRTGEFAPLFATPPKDEQVALDFETTSLDPEQAEIVSIGAVRIQGNRLLTGEALAIKVQPPASLTSQSVVIHGLRHQDLQQGMELEAALRLLLHFIGPRELVGYHVAYDLRILNLACQKLWGLTLPQRGIEVSQLYHDHLYRRYPDAAIDLHLSAICSHLELPSLPAHDALADATTAALIYLRLTCGSPLTYPKV; translated from the coding sequence ATGTTGAGCCGCGCTCGACGCTACTGGTATGGCCGCACGTTCCGAACGGGCGAGTTCGCGCCGCTCTTTGCCACCCCACCGAAAGATGAACAGGTCGCCCTCGATTTCGAGACCACCAGTCTCGATCCCGAGCAGGCGGAGATCGTCTCCATCGGGGCGGTGCGCATTCAGGGCAACCGGCTGCTGACCGGCGAGGCCCTCGCCATCAAAGTACAGCCACCGGCCAGCCTGACCAGCCAATCTGTGGTGATCCACGGTCTGCGCCATCAGGATCTGCAACAGGGGATGGAGCTGGAAGCCGCGCTGCGCCTGCTGCTTCACTTTATCGGCCCCCGTGAACTGGTGGGCTATCACGTAGCCTACGATCTGCGTATTCTCAATCTCGCCTGCCAGAAATTGTGGGGATTGACCCTGCCCCAGCGAGGGATCGAGGTGAGCCAGCTCTATCACGACCACCTCTATCGCCGCTATCCCGATGCGGCTATTGACCTCCATTTGAGTGCCATCTGCAGCCACCTTGAACTCCCATCCCTGCCCGCCCACGATGCCCTTGCCGATGCCACCACGGCCGCGCTCATCTACCTGCGCCTGACCTGCGGCTCGCCGCTCACTTATCCCAAAGTCTAA
- a CDS encoding DUF485 domain-containing protein: MEQQSYLRIQQDPNFQELVAKRQRFAWALSALMLGLYLAFILLIAFAPGWLGTPLSEGSTITRGIPVGVGLILSSFVLTGVYVFRANGEFDELNQKILKGVQS; the protein is encoded by the coding sequence ATGGAACAGCAAAGCTATCTGAGGATCCAGCAAGATCCCAACTTCCAGGAGCTGGTCGCCAAGCGCCAGCGTTTTGCCTGGGCCCTCTCGGCTCTGATGCTGGGACTCTACCTGGCGTTTATTCTGCTCATCGCCTTTGCCCCCGGTTGGCTGGGCACCCCCTTGAGCGAAGGGTCGACCATTACTCGCGGCATTCCTGTCGGGGTAGGATTGATCCTCTCCTCCTTCGTGTTGACCGGCGTCTATGTCTTTCGCGCCAACGGCGAGTTTGATGAACTGAACCAGAAGATCCTCAAAGGGGTGCAATCATGA
- a CDS encoding cation acetate symporter — protein sequence MKGKLLLLTSLASSPLLAADAISGAVERQPLNVAAIVMFLVFVAATLFITYWASKRNRSASDYYAAGGRITGFQNGLAIAGDYMSAASFLGISALVYTSGYDGLIYSIGFLVGWPIILFLIAERLRNLGKYTFADVASYRLKQTEVRTLSACGSLVVVALYLIAQMVGAGKLIELLFGLQYHVAVVLVGILMVLYVLFGGMLATTWVQIIKAVMLLSGASFMAIMVMKSVNFDIGALFSEAVKVHEKGSAIMSPGGLVSDPISAISLGLALMFGTAGLPHILMRFFTVSDAKEARKSVFYATGFIGYFYILTFIIGFGAILLVSTNPAFKDATGALLGGTNMAAVHLADAVGGSLFLGFISAVAFATILAVVAGLTLAGASAVSHDLYASVLKKGKANETDELRVSKMTTLVLGVVAIGLGILFEKQNIAFMVGLAFSIAASCNFPVLFLSMFWSRLTTRGAVYGGWLGLASAVTLMILGPTVWVKVLGHAQAIFPYEYPALFSMGLAFIGIWFFSITDSSQNAADEHAKFLPQFVRSQTGLGASGATSH from the coding sequence ATGAAAGGCAAGTTGCTGCTGTTGACCTCACTGGCCTCCTCTCCCCTGCTGGCGGCCGATGCAATCTCTGGCGCCGTGGAGCGTCAGCCCCTTAATGTCGCCGCCATCGTGATGTTTCTGGTGTTTGTGGCCGCTACCCTGTTCATCACCTACTGGGCCTCCAAGCGCAACCGCTCGGCTTCCGACTACTATGCGGCCGGTGGCCGTATCACCGGCTTCCAGAACGGTCTGGCCATCGCCGGTGACTATATGTCCGCCGCCTCCTTCCTCGGGATCTCCGCGCTGGTCTACACCTCCGGCTATGACGGCCTCATCTACTCCATCGGCTTTCTGGTGGGCTGGCCCATCATTCTGTTCCTGATCGCCGAACGGCTGCGCAATCTCGGCAAATACACCTTCGCCGATGTCGCCTCATATCGTCTCAAACAGACTGAAGTGCGCACCCTCTCCGCCTGCGGTTCGCTGGTGGTAGTCGCCCTCTACCTGATCGCCCAGATGGTCGGTGCCGGCAAACTGATCGAGCTGCTGTTTGGCCTGCAATACCATGTGGCCGTGGTGCTGGTTGGTATCCTGATGGTGCTCTACGTGCTGTTTGGCGGCATGCTGGCCACCACCTGGGTGCAGATCATCAAGGCAGTGATGCTGCTCTCCGGTGCTAGCTTCATGGCCATCATGGTCATGAAATCGGTCAACTTCGACATCGGCGCCCTGTTTAGTGAAGCGGTCAAAGTGCACGAGAAAGGCTCCGCTATCATGAGCCCGGGCGGGCTGGTCTCCGACCCCATCTCCGCCATTTCGCTCGGTCTGGCATTGATGTTCGGTACCGCCGGCCTGCCCCATATCCTGATGCGCTTCTTCACCGTGAGCGATGCCAAAGAGGCGCGTAAATCGGTGTTCTACGCCACTGGCTTTATCGGTTACTTCTACATTCTCACCTTCATCATCGGTTTTGGCGCCATCCTGCTGGTAAGCACCAATCCGGCCTTCAAGGATGCCACCGGCGCCCTGTTGGGCGGCACCAACATGGCAGCCGTCCACTTGGCTGATGCAGTGGGTGGAAGTCTGTTCCTCGGCTTCATCTCTGCCGTGGCATTTGCCACCATTCTGGCGGTAGTCGCCGGATTGACCCTGGCCGGAGCCTCTGCGGTCTCCCATGACCTCTATGCCAGTGTGTTGAAGAAGGGCAAGGCCAACGAGACTGATGAACTGCGCGTCTCCAAGATGACGACTCTGGTACTGGGTGTGGTTGCCATTGGTCTGGGGATCCTGTTCGAGAAGCAGAACATCGCCTTCATGGTCGGTCTGGCCTTCTCCATCGCCGCCAGCTGCAACTTCCCGGTGCTGTTCCTCTCCATGTTCTGGTCACGCCTGACCACCCGTGGCGCCGTCTACGGTGGCTGGCTGGGACTGGCGAGCGCAGTGACCCTGATGATCCTGGGTCCGACCGTGTGGGTGAAAGTGCTGGGCCATGCCCAGGCCATCTTCCCCTACGAATACCCTGCCCTCTTCTCCATGGGGTTGGCATTCATCGGGATCTGGTTCTTCTCCATCACTGACAGCTCCCAGAACGCCGCCGACGAGCATGCCAAGTTCCTGCCGCAGTTCGTTCGCTCCCAAACCGGGCTGGGGGCCTCTGGCGCAACTTCCCACTAA